GAGATACGAGAACGCGTCGAACGCACGGTCGGCGTTCTCGGAGAAGTCCGTCGCGTAGAGCATTCGCTCGAACAGGTGTTTGCGGACGATTTCGGGCTCGTCGACGCCGCGCTCGATTCGGTTGACGAGCAACGGCGTCTCGCTCGTGCGGGCGAGGTTACGCGCGGTCGACCCGATCACCCGGTTCTCGAGCGGGCTCTTCCCGCGGGAGCCGACGATCGTCATGCTCGCACCGATCGTCTCCGCAATTCCCCTGATTCGCCGGTGGGGCGTCCCCCGAACGACGTGGGTTTCGACGTCGAAGCCGGCGCCCTCGATGACGTTGCGGTATCGCTCGAGTGCGCGTTCGCGCCGCCCCTCGAAGTCCATGCCGGGCATACCTGCGTGTACGTTCGAGGGGATGACCGTCACCAGGTGAATCTCCTCGATGCCGATCCGGCCGAGACACTCGAGGCAGGTCTCGGTCTCGATCGTCGCCTCACTGGCGGCTGAAAGGTCGGTCGCCAAGACGGCTTTCATACCGTCGCTAGGGGACCCAGACATAATATTGTTTTGAATATCCAATACTGTTTAGAGAAGGTTTCGGGCGTTGATCGCTCGGTTCGGTGAGTGCACCCGTTCGGTGCTGAACAGGTTGTTCGGTAAGATGTTCGTTTACGCGCACGAATCAACCCTTCAGATGTCCCCAGGCCGTCTCTACGACTCGAGTCCTCAGCGAGGTGGCGGTTGCGAGTAGCCAGCGGTCGACTACAGTGAACGTGGTGTTCACGCATCGATTGTCGAACGAACCCGCGACACCGGACGGATATTCTCGTGGCGTGGGGTCACGCATCCTCGTCATTCCGGCGTCGATCCGCGCGTGAGACGCTCGGGTCCGTGCTCAACCGCCCCGCCGAACGCTCACGTATTTCTGTAACGTATTCGAATATCTCTGTTGGTTAGGCGTGGGATAGGTGACGGTAATATTGTGCACTAATCCCAAAAGCGTTATAGGTACCTCTGCAGTAGAAGGTGACGAGCAGAAAACCGTGATCTACACACAACCGGAATACGCGAAGAACGGAGGTCGAGACGAATGATCGAGTTCGCCTCCCTGTCGGAACCAGTACAGGCAGGCGTCCTCGTGGGTGCCGTCCTCGTCGAGGCAATCGTCCTCTACGTGGGGTACGGTTTACTCGAGCGAGTCGCCGCACCGCCCCTGATCGACGCTATCGAAAACGTCTAATATGGAGGTATTCGGCATCGCGCTCACGATGCTCGTCCTGTTCGTGAGCTTCGGCTTCATGGTTGGCGTCCTGTTCGGCTTCTTCGGGATGGGTGGATCCTTCCTCGTGACGCCGGCGCTCCTGGTCATGGGTTACCCGGCCCGCGTCGCGGTCGGGAGTGGTATGGCGTTCGTCTTCGGGACCGCCGTCATCGCGACGATGAAACACCACGACCTCGGCCAGGTTGACTACAAACTCGGCGGGTTGATGATCGTCGGGACGACCGTCGGCATCGAAGTCGGGCGGATCGGGGTCTTCTACCTCGAGGAACTCGGCCTCGCCAGCGGCGTCATCGGCGTCACCTACGTCGTGTTGCTGGGGTCGATCGGTCTGTTCGTCACCCGGAACGCGCTGAAGGGTGATGGTGACGGTAACGGCACCGATACCTCGGGCGGCCACCACGACGCCGCCAACCAGGAGATCGATCCGGACGCGATCCCGGACATCGCGAAGAAAATTCAGTCCTACCACGTGCCCCCGATGATGACCATCGCCGGCGGAATCACGGTCTCGCTGTGGATGGTTCTCGGCGTCGCGTTCGTCACGGGGCTGTTGTCGGGCTTCCTCGGCGTTGGCGGCGGATTCATCCGCATGCCCGCGATGTTCTACCTGATCGGGGTCCCCGTCCCGGTGGCCGTCGGGACTGACCTGTTCGAGATCGTCTTCTCTGGCGGGATCGGGTCGTTCCTCTACGGCCTCGAAGGCGGCGTCGACCTCTCGATCGTCGCGCCGTTGCTGGCCGGGAGCGCATTCGGCGCCCGCATCGGTTCGGCGGCGACCAGCATCGTCGACGAGGGTGACATCAAGATCTACTTCGGCCTGATGCTCCTGGGCGGATCGGTCGCCGTCGCGTTCCGCCAGGCCGGGGACTACCTCGGGATGGAGGTCCTGAGCACGGTTAGCTTCGCGTTGATCTTGCTCTCAGCGTTCATGGTCAGTGGAGCCGTCATCTACAGCACCATCGTCGCGATGCGACAGAACGCTCGGATCGCCCGTTCGACGGCCGATTAGTCGGGGCTCGAATGCGTTCGGAGTACTCGTTTTCGACGTAGCACGGTACTCGAGACCGTCAGCCAGTGGTCTCGAGCCCGCGGGGACGCTATATCGGATCGTCGGGGCCGTGCTCGGCAGCCATTCGCGTCGCCTCGGTCGCGTAGCGTTCCCGCTGGTCGGGGTCGTCGACCGACCCGAGGTTGTCGGCATCGACTTCGAGTGCAGCGGTCGTCTCCCGAGCATCGGTGAAACTCGTGAGCGCCCGTTCCTTACGGAAGTAGCGCTCGCCGTCGGGCGTCGCGTAGACGAGGATGATGAGATTCTGTTCGTCGTCGGAGTACGTTCGCTCGACCAGCCAGACTCGAACGCCCTCCTGGTCCGCGTCGGACGCCATACCGGGATCCAGGACGCGGATTCCCAAAGTCGTTTGGCAGTCACGTGCCCTTCGCGGGGTACCGCTCGTGTGCATCGGAAGGCGCTTGCATGAGCATGTGTGGCGTTGATCCGGTTTGGTGTTGTTCGCTCTTGTGATGGCGCTACAACAACTGCCGCGGGACGACGAGATGAAAGACTGCATCGACAACTGCCTCGAGGCCGCCCAGGTCTGTGAGTGGTGTGCAGACGCGTGTGCCGACCACGGCGAGGAGATGGCCGAGTGCATCCGGCTCTGTCGGGACGTCGCCGACCTGGCAACGTTGCACGCACGATTCATGGCCCGCGATTCGGATTACCACGGCGACCTCGCCGCTATCTGTGCGGACGCCTGCGAGGCCTGTGCCGAGGAGTGCGAACAGCACGATCACGATCACTGTCAGGCCTGTGCGGAGGTCCTTCCGAAGTGTGCCGAATCGTGTCGCGCTATGGCCAGCTAGGATGGCGCCACCCCCGCAATCGGAGACGTGGCTCGGGCTCTCCGCGCGGTCGAAACCGCTCGTCCAGGCCGGAGTCGCCCTCGGTGTCGGACTGGGCGGATTTTTCGACGGCATCGTCCTGCATCAGATCTTGCAGTGGCACCACATGCTCTCGGCCCGGACGGACACGACCGACCTCGCTGCGTTACAGCTCAATGTCCTCGCCGACGGGCTCTTTCACGTGGCGACATACGCGTTCACGATCGTCGGGATCGTGTTGATCGTCCGCGCGTGGCGACATCCGTACGTCCCACCCTCGAGCCGAACGCTATTCGGTTCGGTTCTGATGGGCTGGGGTCTCTTCAACCTGGTCGAGGGACTCGTCAATCACCACCTCCTCGAACTCCACCACGTGTGGCCCGACGGGCCGGCGAGCGTCCTGGTATTCGACGTCGCGTTCTTGCTGTCGGGCGTGCTCTTGCTCGCGCTCGGGTACGGTATCGCTCGCTCGGACTCGGATGCAGCCGGCAGTACCCGAAGTGAAGCCGCCTGATCGCAGACGTCCTGCCGTTTCGACTTCGAGCAGAATTTCGGAAAGTTCGCAATCAACCTTGCTCGAGATTCGTTCTAATTAATCGAAATGCTACCAATACTCGCTAATTTAAGGAGTTAGAGTGCTGCGACCTCACTCCACAACTCGAGGCCACGATACTGTATTGCACAATACACACAAAACCTTTAAACACTCCCGGGCCATACGAAGAGGTGATGTCATCTGATGCATACAGCGGAACCGACCAGACCGCCGACGAACCAGTCTACATCCAGGGCCAGTCCCACTTCGAAGAGGTCGTGAGCGAGAACGACGTCGTTCTCGTCGACTTCTTCGCGACGTGGTGTGGCCCGTGCCAGATGCTCGAGCCGGTGATGGAGCAACTCGCCACGGAGACCGACGCCACGGTCGCGAAGGTCGACGTCGACGACAACCAGCCGCTCGCGGGCAGCTTCGGCGTTCGCGGCGTCCCGACAATCATGGTGTTCGCCGACGGCGAGCAGGTCGAACAGCAGGTCGGCGCGTTGCCCGCCGACCGACTCCGCAGCCTGGTCGAGGGATACACGAACGAATGAGCGAGGAGAAACGCGACTCTGACCACGACCACGACCACGACCTCGACCTCGTCGTCGTCGGCTCCGGCGTCGCTGGCCTCTCCGCGGCCGTCTACGCCGCGCGGGCGGACCTCGGGCCGCTCGTGCTCGAGGGCCCCGAACCCGGCGGTCAGCTGACGCTCACGACGGAAGTCGAGAACTTCCTCGGCTTCCCGGAGGGCGTCGGCGGCATGGAACTCGTACAGCGCGGGAAGGAACAGGCAGAGCGATTCGGCGCCGAGTTCGCCCACGGAACCGTCGAGGCGGCCGACCTCGAGGCCCACCCGTTCGAACTCGACCTCTCGAGCGGCGAGACGATCCGGACACGCGCACTGATCGTCGCCACCGGCGCGAGCGCTCGCTGGGTCGGTGCCGAAAACGAGGACGAGTTGATGGGGTACGGGCTCTCGACGTGTGCGACCTGCGACGGCGCCTTCCACCGCGGCGACGACGTGCTCGTCGTCGGGGGCGGCGACAGCGCGATGGAGGAGGCGCTCTTCCTCGCGAAGTTCGCCGAGAGTGTCACGGTCGTCCACCGACGCGACGAACTTCGCGCCTCCGACATCATGGCCCGGCGCGCTCGTGATCACGAGACGATCTCGTTCCGCTGGAACGCCGAACTGCTCGCGATCCAGGGCGACCGGGACTCGGGCGTCACCGGCGCGACGCTCGTGAGCCACCCCGATGGCCACCCGATCGAGAAGGTCGAGGTCGGCGAGGACGTCATCGAGGAAACCGTCGACGTCGGCGGCATCTTCTACGGCGTCGGCCACGTCCCAAACACCGACTTCCTCGTGGATACGCCCGTCTCGCTGGACGCCGCGGGCTACCTCGAGACCCGGGGCTCGACGACCGAGACCGACGTGCCCGGCGTCTTCGGCGCCGGCGACGTCATGGACCCACAGTACCGGCAAGCAATCACCGCAGCCGGGACGGGGAGCATGGCCGCGCTCGACGCCGAGGCCTGGGTCGAGGAGACGGACGCCGAACTGGCAACGGAACCGGCAGCCCCTCCGATCGAGGCCAACGATTAGGGCCTTCGACGAGTAAACTCAGCTATTCTCATGGACCACGAGACCCTTCGCGCGGACATTCCGGCGCTCGAGCACGGCATCTACCTGAACACCGGCGCCGGCGGGCCCAGCCCCCGGCCCGTCGTCGAGACGATCGAGTCGTCCCTCGAGTCCCACGAGTACGACGCGCCGACCGGCGAGGGCATGTACGCCGCGGCCAGCTCGAGCCTCGACCGGGCGAAGACGGCGGTCGCCGACCTCATCGGCGCTCGCGAGACTGAAATCGCGCTCACCCAGAGCACGACCGACGGCATCAACCGCGTCGCCGGCGCGTTCGACTGGGACGAACGCGACGTCGTCGTCCGCACTGACCTCGAACACCCGGCGGGGATCCTGCCGTGGCGACGGCTCGAGCGTACGCGCGGCACGGAGGTTCGCGTCCTCGAGACGGAGGAGGGGAAACTGGACCTCGAAGCCGCGAAGGACGCACTCGAGGGAGCGACGCTCCTGGTCGTAAGTTCGATCACCTGGACACACGGAACGCGACTGCCGATCGAGGAACTCGTCGAGCTGGCACACGATGCCGACGCGCGGGTCCTCGTCGACGCCGTGCAGTCGCCTGGACAGACCACCGTCGACGTCACCGACTGGGGGGCCGATTTCGTCGTCGGCGCCGGTCACAAGTGGCTGCTCGGCCCCTTCGGCGCCGGCTTCCTCTACGTCCGCGAGGGGGCCGAACGCGAGTGCGTGCCGGGTGCGATCGGCTACCGGAGCGTGACCGACGCCTCCGCGCACGACTATGAGTACGCGCCCGGTGCCGGTCGGTTCGAGGTCGGCACGACCAGCCCCGCCCTCTACGACGGCCTGGCGGCGGCGATCGACTATCACCAGGAACTCGGAACGGAAGCCATCGAGTCCCGTATCGTCGATCTTACCGAGTATCTCACGGACGGCCTCCCGGACTCCGCGTTGTGCAGCCCCCGTGAGTTCGAGTCCGGACTCGTCACGATCGACGTGCCCGATCCGGAGGCGACGGTCGACCGCCTCGCCGAGCAAGACGTCGCCGTTCGGTCGCTCTCGTACCCGGACGCCATCAGGGCGTCAGTTCACGCGTTCAACACGCGAGACGACCTGGACGCGTTGCTCGAGGCGTTGAAACGATAGTTTTAGGAGTAAAAGAGAAGAGCGTAGCCGATCAGGCGCTGGGGTGAGAGAGCAACAGTTCGATCCCACTGTCGGCTTCGACCGAGATCTGGACGTCGTCGACGCGGTGGCCGTACTCGCTCGTGTGCTTGCCCGAGCGGCGGATGCGAAGTTTCTCGTCGAGCATCCCCGCGTCGGTCAACTTCTCGATTTTGCGGTAGGTCGTCGAGAGGGGGACGTCACAGCGCTCGGAGAGTTCGGATGCGGTGAGATACGCGGCGTCCTCGTTGAGGGCCTCGAGGATGGTCCGGCAGTCGGCGTCGGTGAGCGCATCGAGAATGGTCTGGACGTCGTCGCCGGTGGTGATCGTCGTCTCGTCGCTTGGGGTGTCGTATCCGAAGGGGCTCGTCGTCGCGGTTAGTGACTGGCTCATACTTCTGTAGAGGAACCGATGGCCCTCGAGTGTACACCACCGATATCGTGGGTCATTTATATAGGGTGGTGAAAATAGCCGTTTCGGGGCCTGTGAACGCACCACACGGCATCGAGTGACTGATGGGTGGGCTCGTCTCGGACACGAATAGTCCCATCTTCCGATGGTCGTCATCATCATCGCCATCGCCATCGAAGAACTCGAGTCCTGGACTCTGCTCCGTCGATGTCGTCGAGAGGCGACCCAGCGGGCATCCGTCGAGAAAAATTCGTCCATCGAGAAGTCGGCCGGTCGCGAAAAGAGAGGCACGGGCGTTCGACGCGTCGGTGACGGGCGGTAATTCAGGCGTCGCTTTCGGCCATCTCTTCGAAGTCCGCCCGAGAGACGGCGCTCCCACAGACCACACAGCCGTTCTCGACGAGGGCCTCCCGCATCGACGCGTTGACCGTGATGGACTGGGCGCACTCGGGACAGACGAAGCGATAGTCCTCACTTGTACTCATTGCTACTAGATCAAACACTCTCCAGTAATAAGTGGTCCACTCTCGTTCTGAGGTGATGAGAATACCCCGTGGTCGTCGAGTTTCGCCCTGCTGGGGCGATTCCTCTGTTCGATGGGAACGAACGGCGAGGCGACGGCGTCCAGGACGTCGCTCGAGGCTCGAGGCTCGAGACTCGAAACTCGAAACTCGAAACTCGAAACTCGCCGTAGATGGATCGAACACGAGCACGTGAATCCCGCTCGAATGGCCAGATTGGTCTGAACTCGTCCGCGTGTCCGTGTCGTGACCGTTGCGACCCTCACTCGGCCCGCTCACCGACCGAAGGGAGAGTAAACGAGACCGTGGTTCCGTCACCGGGTTCGGACTCCGCCCAGATCTCGCCGCCGTGGCGTTCGACGATCCGCTCACAGATGGCGAGTCCGATCCCGCTCCCCTCGTACTCCGTCCGACTGTGCAGTCGGGTGAAGACGTCGAAGATGTGCTCCGTTTCGTCGGGATCGATTCCGATCCCGTCGTCCTGGACCGAAACGATCCATCGAGAGCCGTTTCGTTCCGCCGAGACG
This region of Natronosalvus halobius genomic DNA includes:
- a CDS encoding universal stress protein, which produces MKAVLATDLSAASEATIETETCLECLGRIGIEEIHLVTVIPSNVHAGMPGMDFEGRRERALERYRNVIEGAGFDVETHVVRGTPHRRIRGIAETIGASMTIVGSRGKSPLENRVIGSTARNLARTSETPLLVNRIERGVDEPEIVRKHLFERMLYATDFSENADRAFDAFSYLRHATREATLVHVETPKDPELPEGEDPRQRLEELADQLQEWGIDARIERRQGDPADEILDVEAEYEPTTTLVGSRGHSRLRRLLLGSVSEDLVTRANGNVLLVPPPRMA
- a CDS encoding DUF7512 family protein; its protein translation is MIEFASLSEPVQAGVLVGAVLVEAIVLYVGYGLLERVAAPPLIDAIENV
- a CDS encoding sulfite exporter TauE/SafE family protein, whose amino-acid sequence is MEVFGIALTMLVLFVSFGFMVGVLFGFFGMGGSFLVTPALLVMGYPARVAVGSGMAFVFGTAVIATMKHHDLGQVDYKLGGLMIVGTTVGIEVGRIGVFYLEELGLASGVIGVTYVVLLGSIGLFVTRNALKGDGDGNGTDTSGGHHDAANQEIDPDAIPDIAKKIQSYHVPPMMTIAGGITVSLWMVLGVAFVTGLLSGFLGVGGGFIRMPAMFYLIGVPVPVAVGTDLFEIVFSGGIGSFLYGLEGGVDLSIVAPLLAGSAFGARIGSAATSIVDEGDIKIYFGLMLLGGSVAVAFRQAGDYLGMEVLSTVSFALILLSAFMVSGAVIYSTIVAMRQNARIARSTAD
- a CDS encoding four-helix bundle copper-binding protein, giving the protein MALQQLPRDDEMKDCIDNCLEAAQVCEWCADACADHGEEMAECIRLCRDVADLATLHARFMARDSDYHGDLAAICADACEACAEECEQHDHDHCQACAEVLPKCAESCRAMAS
- a CDS encoding DUF2243 domain-containing protein, with product MAPPPQSETWLGLSARSKPLVQAGVALGVGLGGFFDGIVLHQILQWHHMLSARTDTTDLAALQLNVLADGLFHVATYAFTIVGIVLIVRAWRHPYVPPSSRTLFGSVLMGWGLFNLVEGLVNHHLLELHHVWPDGPASVLVFDVAFLLSGVLLLALGYGIARSDSDAAGSTRSEAA
- the trxA gene encoding thioredoxin, which translates into the protein MSSDAYSGTDQTADEPVYIQGQSHFEEVVSENDVVLVDFFATWCGPCQMLEPVMEQLATETDATVAKVDVDDNQPLAGSFGVRGVPTIMVFADGEQVEQQVGALPADRLRSLVEGYTNE
- a CDS encoding NAD(P)/FAD-dependent oxidoreductase, whose product is MSEEKRDSDHDHDHDLDLVVVGSGVAGLSAAVYAARADLGPLVLEGPEPGGQLTLTTEVENFLGFPEGVGGMELVQRGKEQAERFGAEFAHGTVEAADLEAHPFELDLSSGETIRTRALIVATGASARWVGAENEDELMGYGLSTCATCDGAFHRGDDVLVVGGGDSAMEEALFLAKFAESVTVVHRRDELRASDIMARRARDHETISFRWNAELLAIQGDRDSGVTGATLVSHPDGHPIEKVEVGEDVIEETVDVGGIFYGVGHVPNTDFLVDTPVSLDAAGYLETRGSTTETDVPGVFGAGDVMDPQYRQAITAAGTGSMAALDAEAWVEETDAELATEPAAPPIEAND
- a CDS encoding aminotransferase class V-fold PLP-dependent enzyme is translated as MDHETLRADIPALEHGIYLNTGAGGPSPRPVVETIESSLESHEYDAPTGEGMYAAASSSLDRAKTAVADLIGARETEIALTQSTTDGINRVAGAFDWDERDVVVRTDLEHPAGILPWRRLERTRGTEVRVLETEEGKLDLEAAKDALEGATLLVVSSITWTHGTRLPIEELVELAHDADARVLVDAVQSPGQTTVDVTDWGADFVVGAGHKWLLGPFGAGFLYVREGAERECVPGAIGYRSVTDASAHDYEYAPGAGRFEVGTTSPALYDGLAAAIDYHQELGTEAIESRIVDLTEYLTDGLPDSALCSPREFESGLVTIDVPDPEATVDRLAEQDVAVRSLSYPDAIRASVHAFNTRDDLDALLEALKR
- a CDS encoding winged helix-turn-helix domain-containing protein, whose product is MSQSLTATTSPFGYDTPSDETTITTGDDVQTILDALTDADCRTILEALNEDAAYLTASELSERCDVPLSTTYRKIEKLTDAGMLDEKLRIRRSGKHTSEYGHRVDDVQISVEADSGIELLLSHPSA
- a CDS encoding DUF7560 family zinc ribbon protein — its product is MSTSEDYRFVCPECAQSITVNASMREALVENGCVVCGSAVSRADFEEMAESDA